The Microbulbifer sp. TB1203 nucleotide sequence GCGCCGCGGCAACCTGGCAATCCAGGTGTTTACCGCGGTGACCAAATCCCCCCGGGGGCAGAACTACGGGGAGAACTCCTCCAAAGCCGTGGACAATATCACCCTGTTGGCGATCGTCCAGGGCTGGCCGCCGCGCACCTGGAACAGCCTGCTGCAGCGCGCCCTCCACCATGCGGAGCGGGTGACCAAACTGGAACGCAGGGCCCCTGATCAACTGGCTTTAGTGCGCGACGCCGCCGATTTGCGCCGGGTACTGGCGGCTCGCGCAAAGGGCGGCGAACAGCTGGCGGCCATTCTCGGTATCGAGGGCGCCCATCCGCTGGAAGGGGAACTGGGGAACATCGGCGTGCTCTACGACGCCGGCTATCGGGTGATGGGCCTGCAGCACTTCTTCGACAACGAGCTGGGCGGCTCGCTGCACGGCCGGAGCGGTGCCGGCCTCACGGAGTTCGGCCGAGCGGCGGTGCGGGAAATGGCCGCGCGCTCCATCGTGATCGACGTGGCCCACTCATCGGAGCAGGTGGTGCGCGACGTGCTGGACCTGGTGGACCGCCCGCTGATTCTCTCCCACACCGGCCTCAAGGGGACCTGCGACACGCCGCGGAATATTAGTGACGAGTTGATGCAGGAGATCGCCGGCGGCGGCGGCCTGATCGGTATCGGCTACTGGGACGCCGCCGTCTGCGAGACCAGCCCACGGGGTATCGTCAAAACCCTGCGCTACGCCATCGACCTGCTGGGGCTGGAGCATGTGGCCCTGGGCTCAGACTTCGACGGCAGCGTGATCACGGCCTTCGATGTGAGCGAGCTGGGCCTGCTGACGGAGGAGATGCTCCGGCAGGGATTCAGCGAAACGGAAATCCGCAAGGTAATGGGGGAGAATGTGCGGGATTTTTTCCTGGCGCAGCTGCCCCCGACCTGACGTGATGTGGTGGGACTCTATAATTTTCGATGAGCCTGCGGGATTTCCCGCCAGCGCAGTTGCCACCGTCCTGAGCCCCGCCGACTGCTAGGATTAAAATTCATAAAACCGCCAATGCCTCATCACAGACGGAGTTGCAAAGGTTTATGGCAGCCCTTCCCGCGCTCTTCATTCTCATGTTTCTCCAGCAGAATCCCCTGGATCCCCAGCCGCAGGACCCGAAGGAACCGCAGGAGGAACTGGAACTGGCCAAAATGGCACCCACTTCCTTCTCTGAGGCGGTGACGACCATCCTGGAGTCGCTGGCGGATATCTGGAACAATTTTCTCGTTCATGTTCCCTACGTGCTTGCCAGTTTTGTGATATTGCTGGTGACCTGGATTATTGCCCTGGTGATCAAGCATTCCGGGCGGCGCATATTCAAACGCACTACGTCCCGAAAGTCGTTGCGCGAATTGCTGGTGCGCCTGATCAATATCGGGGTCTGGGTGCTCGGCTTTCTGTTTGCGGCAATGGTGCTTTTCCCCGGGCTGACCCCGGCCCGGGCACTGGGAGCGCTGGGTCTGCTATCCGTTGCCGTGGGTCTGGCTTTCAAGGATATTTTCGAGAATTTTTTTGCCGGCATCCTGATTCTGTGGCGCTTTCCCTTCGAGGAGGGAGATTTTGTCGAGTGCGAAGGGATTACCGGCCGGGTGGAAGCGGTGGAGGTGCGCAATACCGCGATCCGCAAGACCAGTGGAGAATTGGTGATAGTGCCCAATCTGTTCCTGTTCAAGAATCCCTGTGAGATCCTCACCGACCGGATCAAGCGACGGGTCACTCTAACCGTGGGAGTGGCCTACGGCGAGAAGCTGGCGGAGGCGGTGGAGGTGATCGAAAAAGCAGTGGCCTCTTGCGAGTTTGTGCGGGAGGACGATCCCATCCAGGTATTTCCACAGGAATTCGGCGACAGCGGTATCGATATCGAGGTCACCTGGTGGACGGGTTCCACCCCGCTGGCGCTACGCAAGTCCCGCGGCGAGGTGGTGACCGCGATCAAGGAAGCTCTGGACAGTGCCGGTATAGAGATTCCATTCCCCTACCGGACACTTACCTTCAAGGAGCCGCTCTCTTTGCGCGGGGAGCCTGAATAATTGACCGAAAGTTGAAGCGGTCCCTGTTTTAGCAAGGTGACGCAGTCTTTCTATATGGTGCCTCCACCATTCACCAGAACCACTTGGCCGGTTACCCAGCTGGCGCTTTCACTGCACAGGAAGGCGACTACAGAGGCGATCTCATTGGCGGTTCCGATGCGCGCGAAGGGTGAAGACTGCAGGGCCGCCGATTGCAGGAAGTCTGGTGCGCGGTCGAACATGCCCGGTGTGGTTGGGCCCGGTGCGATGGCATTGACGGTGATTCCCTTCGCCCCCAATTCGACGGCCCAGATACGGGTCAGGCACTCCAGTGCAGCCTTGCTGCCCGCATAGCAGGTGGTGCCGGCGGCGGCGAAGTGGGCACGGCTCGAGGTGATATTGACGATACGTCCGCCGAGCCCCAATCTCTTCGCGGCCTCTCTGGCGGCAAAGGCACTGCCTTTGACATTGACGGCGAATATCTGGTCGAACACTTCCCCGGACAGGGATTCCAGTGGAGAGGGTTTCACCACTCCTGCATTGTTGACCAGGATATCCAGGCGACCGAAGCATTCGTCCACGCTTTGGAACAGTGCTTCCACATCGGCTACGCGGCTGATATCCCCCTGAAGGGCACACGCCTTTCCCCCCAGCTGTTCCACCTGTTTGACGGTTTCCGCCGCTTCCTTGCGGCTCTCGTTGTAGTGAACCGCGATGTCGATACCTCTATCGGCCAGTTCGAGCGCAATAGCGCGGCCGATGCCGCGCCCTGCACCGGTTATCAATGCGACTTTATTTTCTGCAATCATGGCTGCCTCCCGTGCTGTGTAAATCGGCAGGGTAGGGCCGCCAGCCGGGCTTATCTTGTACGATCTTGCGCTCGGCTGCGATTATCCGGCGCGGAGTCTCAACACCTTCTGAAAGGCGCCCGGACTGATATTCATCACACGGCGGAAGTGGCGATGAAAGTGGCTCTGGTCGAAGAAGCCGGCGGCCTGTGCCGCTTCGGCCTGGCTGCTCCCGCCGGCCAGCAGTTTGCGAGCTAACGATAGCCGGGCGTAGGTGCGGAATTCGCCGGGGGGGAGGCCGTAGTGTTTGCGGAACAGCCTTATCAAATGGAAGCGGCTCAGCCCCAGTTCCCGCTCCAGTGTCTCCGCGGATAGATTTTTATCGAGGTTATCCAAAACCAGTTCGCGTGTGTGGAGAACGAATTTGGGGGCCGGGTGCTTTTCTTCACTTCCGGGAATCTCCAGGAGAAGTTCGAGAGCTTCGCTGAACTGCAACTCCAGATCGGCGGTGGGCAGTTCGGTGTCCATATCCGCGTTCAGTACCGCCAGCTGCCGAGCGAGTGCGGTGTGGAGAATATGCGGCGAGTGAAAAGAGAGAGAGGAGCGATCGAGAGCTTCACAGGCGCTGTGCAGCAGATGTGGTTCTATGACCAGCGATGCAAAACTGGTTGAGTAGGCGCTTTTGCCTGCAATCAAGGGTTCGAAGGGAGAAAAGACACTGAGCTGCCCGGTGGAGCAGGGCTTGTGCCGCGCACCTTTGTATCGGATTGGAGCGCCCAATCCGCGGGTGGTGAGCTTGATTGTGTAGTCGGCGTGGACAATGGTGCGTGGTTTTGAAAAGGTGACGTTGCTGCCGCGCAGGAAACGAAACCCGGGGACGCCGGTGTTGTACTCGACGACCGGCGGGGTATGTGTCTTGTCACTTTTATTGGTCGAACCTGATCCCATTCCGGCAGCCCCCTGGCTGTATTTCTGACTCCACCGGTTATCCGGAGTCGTCAGGTTAGAGTGTGCTGTCCGGCTGGTTTTCCGGCCGCGCGTCGACAAAAGCCGGTATCTCCGCACAGGCCTGGGCGATACGGTGGATTGCGGGGTAGTCGGCGATATCCATTCCAAAACGCTCGGCGTTGTAGATCTGTGGAATCAGGCAGCACTCGAACAGTCCCGGTTCCTCTCCAGCTGCAAAAGGTGTCGGGCCAGCGGCAAAAGGCGCCGGGTCCAGCTGCTGTTCCAGCGCACTGAATCCCTCGTGAATCCA carries:
- a CDS encoding mechanosensitive ion channel family protein — translated: MAALPALFILMFLQQNPLDPQPQDPKEPQEELELAKMAPTSFSEAVTTILESLADIWNNFLVHVPYVLASFVILLVTWIIALVIKHSGRRIFKRTTSRKSLRELLVRLINIGVWVLGFLFAAMVLFPGLTPARALGALGLLSVAVGLAFKDIFENFFAGILILWRFPFEEGDFVECEGITGRVEAVEVRNTAIRKTSGELVIVPNLFLFKNPCEILTDRIKRRVTLTVGVAYGEKLAEAVEVIEKAVASCEFVREDDPIQVFPQEFGDSGIDIEVTWWTGSTPLALRKSRGEVVTAIKEALDSAGIEIPFPYRTLTFKEPLSLRGEPE
- a CDS encoding membrane dipeptidase; the encoded protein is MKKLLFLSTALALVLFTGWKWLLLPGIEQGRNKRTGPKYPPLSEEAAALHRSLVVGDLHADSFLWARNLENEADYGHLDLPRARRGNLAIQVFTAVTKSPRGQNYGENSSKAVDNITLLAIVQGWPPRTWNSLLQRALHHAERVTKLERRAPDQLALVRDAADLRRVLAARAKGGEQLAAILGIEGAHPLEGELGNIGVLYDAGYRVMGLQHFFDNELGGSLHGRSGAGLTEFGRAAVREMAARSIVIDVAHSSEQVVRDVLDLVDRPLILSHTGLKGTCDTPRNISDELMQEIAGGGGLIGIGYWDAAVCETSPRGIVKTLRYAIDLLGLEHVALGSDFDGSVITAFDVSELGLLTEEMLRQGFSETEIRKVMGENVRDFFLAQLPPT
- a CDS encoding SDR family oxidoreductase, with product MIAENKVALITGAGRGIGRAIALELADRGIDIAVHYNESRKEAAETVKQVEQLGGKACALQGDISRVADVEALFQSVDECFGRLDILVNNAGVVKPSPLESLSGEVFDQIFAVNVKGSAFAAREAAKRLGLGGRIVNITSSRAHFAAAGTTCYAGSKAALECLTRIWAVELGAKGITVNAIAPGPTTPGMFDRAPDFLQSAALQSSPFARIGTANEIASVVAFLCSESASWVTGQVVLVNGGGTI
- a CDS encoding AraC family transcriptional regulator; this translates as MGSGSTNKSDKTHTPPVVEYNTGVPGFRFLRGSNVTFSKPRTIVHADYTIKLTTRGLGAPIRYKGARHKPCSTGQLSVFSPFEPLIAGKSAYSTSFASLVIEPHLLHSACEALDRSSLSFHSPHILHTALARQLAVLNADMDTELPTADLELQFSEALELLLEIPGSEEKHPAPKFVLHTRELVLDNLDKNLSAETLERELGLSRFHLIRLFRKHYGLPPGEFRTYARLSLARKLLAGGSSQAEAAQAAGFFDQSHFHRHFRRVMNISPGAFQKVLRLRAG